The Shinella zoogloeoides genome contains the following window.
GCTGCATACGGATACGAAGGACCACGCCAAGGCGCAGGCGACCTATGCCCGGGCGGGCTTCACGGTCTTCAAGGAGCAGGTCGAGGAATTTCCGGACTGAGCCATCAGGCTTGCCCCCATCGACGCGCGTCTTCTGAGGGTGTTTTCAGACAAGCGTGCGCGGTGGATGCCGGAAGGCATCAAATGCGCGAGCCAAACGGGCGGAGCGCTTGCATGAAGCGGAAGCGCTTTAGCAGGCAAGGTCCGCGACGACGGCGTCGAGGATCAGCATGCCGGCCGGCGTGCAGCGCAGCCGCGAATTGCCGAGCCGTTCGATGAAGCCGTGATCGATGAGGAACTGTTCGCGGTCCGGGTCGAGGTCGCGGCCGGAAAGGTTTTGCCAGCGGGCAAGGTCCACGCCCTCCTTCAGCCGCAGGCCCATCAGCAGAAGCTCGTCCGCCTGCGCCTCGTATTCCAGCACTTCCTGATCGACCATGCCATGGCCTTCGGCCTCGACAAGCGACAGCCAGCCCTCGGGTTTCCGCTCCGTCGCGGTCGCGATCTTCGCGCCACCGGTCGTCAGCCGGCCATGAGCGCCGGGGCCGATGCCGACATAGTCGCCATACCGCCAGTAGGTGAGGTTGTGGCGGCTTTCAGAACCCGGCCGGGCGTGGTTGGAGACCTCGTAGGCCGGCATGCCCTCGCGCTCGGTGATCTCCTGCGTCGCCTCGTAGAGTACGGCGGATTGTTCGCCGTCGGGCACGACGAGCTTGCCGGCCTTGTGCAGGCCGTAGAAGGGCGTGCCTTCCTCGATGGTGAGCTGGTAGAGCGAGAGGTGGTCGACCGCGTAGGACACGGCCTCCTTCAGCTCCCGGTCCCATTCCTCCACCGTCTGGTTCGGGCGGGCATAGATCAGGTCGAAGGACATGCGCGGGAAGATGTCGCGGGCAAGGCGGATCGCCTTCAGCGCGTCGGCGACGTCATGCAGCCGTCCGAGGAATTTGAGGTCCCGGTCGTTCAGCGCCTGCACGCCGAGCGAGACGCGGTTGACGCCGGCGGCGCGGTAGCCGCGAAAACGCTCGGCCTCCACGCTGGAGGGGTTCGCCTCCATGGTGATCTCGATACCATCGGGCACATGCCAGTGGCGGGCGATGCCGTTCAGGATCGCATCCACCGTCTCCGGCGCCATCAGCGAGGGCGTGCCGCCGCCCATGAAGATGCTGGTGACGGAGCGCGAGCCGGTCAGCCGGCGCATCGTCGCCATTTCCTTCAGGAAAGCCTGCACGAAGCGCGGCTGGTCCACCGGCTGGTGGCGTACATGGCTGTTGAAGTCGCAATAGGGGCATTTGGCGGCACAGAACGGCCAGTGCACATAGATGCCGAAGCCAGGATCGGAAAGGTCCGCTCCCATGCTCGGCCGGATATCGAAGGGCACTGCCGTCATGACGTCTCAGGCCTTCAGGCAGGTTTCGACGAAGATCTTGAAGGCGCGGGCGCGGTGCGAGAGGGCGGTGGCGTCACCGGGCTTCCAGCCGTGCTTTTCCTCTGCGCTCATCTCGCCGAAGGTCGTCTCATAGCCTTCCGGCTGGAAGACGGGATCGTAACCGAAGCCCTTGTCGCCGCGCGGCGGCCAGACCACATGGCCTTCCACCTCGCCGCGGAAAAGCTCCACATGGCCGTCCGGCCAGGCAAGGCAGAGCACGGAGACGAAGCGTGCGGTGCGATCCTTCGCGTCCGTCGCGCCTTTTTCGGCCAGAGCCTTCTCGACCTTCTCCATGGCCATGGCAAAGTCGCGCGTGCCGTCTTCCTTCTCCGCCCAGTTGGCGGTGTAGACGCCCGGTGCGCCGTCGAGCGCATCGATGACGAGGCCGGAATCGTCCGAAAGCGCCGGCAGGCCGGAGGCCTTCGCCGAGGCGAGCGCCTTGATCGTCGCGTTTTCCTCGAAGGTCGTGCCCGTCTCGTCCGGTTCCTCGAATTTCAGCTCGGCGGCCGATTTGGCGGAAAAGCCGAAGGGGCCGATCAGGTCCTCGATCTCGCGGATCTTTCCGGCATTGTGGCTGGCGACGACGATCGTCTTGGTATCGAGCTTGCGCATAAGGGTTCCTAAGCGATGTTCCAGAGACCGGGCTCTGCACATTCGAGACTGTTGCCGGCGGGGTCGCGGAAATAGATGGAGCGGGCGCCGTTCGGCCAGCGAAAATCCGCTTCGATGGCGATGCCGGCTTCTTCCAGCTTTTTCACCCAGAAATCAAGCGCGGGGCCGGGAATGCGGAAACAGGCGTGGCCGGGGC
Protein-coding sequences here:
- the hemW gene encoding radical SAM family heme chaperone HemW — protein: MTAVPFDIRPSMGADLSDPGFGIYVHWPFCAAKCPYCDFNSHVRHQPVDQPRFVQAFLKEMATMRRLTGSRSVTSIFMGGGTPSLMAPETVDAILNGIARHWHVPDGIEITMEANPSSVEAERFRGYRAAGVNRVSLGVQALNDRDLKFLGRLHDVADALKAIRLARDIFPRMSFDLIYARPNQTVEEWDRELKEAVSYAVDHLSLYQLTIEEGTPFYGLHKAGKLVVPDGEQSAVLYEATQEITEREGMPAYEVSNHARPGSESRHNLTYWRYGDYVGIGPGAHGRLTTGGAKIATATERKPEGWLSLVEAEGHGMVDQEVLEYEAQADELLLMGLRLKEGVDLARWQNLSGRDLDPDREQFLIDHGFIERLGNSRLRCTPAGMLILDAVVADLAC
- the rdgB gene encoding RdgB/HAM1 family non-canonical purine NTP pyrophosphatase — protein: MRKLDTKTIVVASHNAGKIREIEDLIGPFGFSAKSAAELKFEEPDETGTTFEENATIKALASAKASGLPALSDDSGLVIDALDGAPGVYTANWAEKEDGTRDFAMAMEKVEKALAEKGATDAKDRTARFVSVLCLAWPDGHVELFRGEVEGHVVWPPRGDKGFGYDPVFQPEGYETTFGEMSAEEKHGWKPGDATALSHRARAFKIFVETCLKA